A region from the Arachis ipaensis cultivar K30076 chromosome B01, Araip1.1, whole genome shotgun sequence genome encodes:
- the LOC107617746 gene encoding expansin-like B1 (The sequence of the model RefSeq protein was modified relative to this genomic sequence to represent the inferred CDS: added 52 bases not found in genome assembly), with translation GFGEYGRTVNDGSVAAVSRLWRNGTGCGACYQARCKLEQYCDEEGTYVVVTDYGEGDRTDFILSPRAYKKLGRNDEAAAELFKYGVVDIEYRRVPCRYEGYNIVFKVHERSKNPEYFAVVILYVNGAYDVTAVQLWQEDCQEWTEMRRVYGAVFDYANPPSGEINLRFQVSGSAGIYWVQSQNAIPSDWTAGAAYDSQVQLT, from the exons gtCTAGGCTATGGAGGAATGGAACTGGCTGTGGTGCATGCTACCAG GCAAGGTGCAAATTAGAGCAATACTGCGACGAGGAGGGAACCTACGTGGTGGTAACAGACTACGGCGAAGGAGACAGAACAGACTTCATTTTGAGCCCACGCGCCTACAAGAAGTTGGGACGAAACGATGAAGCTGCAGCAGAGCTATTCAAATATGGTGTGGTTGACATTGAATACCGAAGGGTCCCTTGCAGATATGAAGGCTACAACATTGTCTTTAAGGTCCATGAACGAAGCAAGAATCCTGAATACTTTGCTGTTGTCATTCTCTATGTTAATGGTGCTTATGATGTAACTGCTGTTCAGTTGTGGCAG GAAGATTGCCAAGAATGGACAGAAATGAGGAGGGTTTATGGGGCAGTGTTTGATTATGCCAACCCACCAAGTGGTGAAATCAATTTGAGGTTCCAAGTGAGTGGCAGTGCAGGTATCTATTGGGTGCAATCCCAGAATGCTATTCCTAGTGATTGGACTGCTGGAGCTGCTTATGATTCACAGGTTCAgcttacttaa
- the LOC107629193 gene encoding histone-lysine N-methyltransferase, H3 lysine-9 specific SUVH6-like isoform X2: MVMLQRLSLGTTISGFQLLGTFLHCVDQMLLHILVKVRVKQQLMQKRRWKRMFIVMVERVVLALMAESECPWRNAARKKGKKPLKKKKGNDNSENIDEFQVVNKSHGSKVKNPAFDQHDLIDFNGHQDNDSSVTRNKVRETLRLFQAVYRKLVHEEEAKLEGKASSFRSVDLRAAEILMGKGKYLNTNRILGSVPGVEVGDEFQYRVELAMVGLHQRIQSDIDYVMHNGKTLAMSVITLGGYEDELDDSNVLIYTSLVGNNTDKEVEDQKLEQCNRALRNSIDEKNPVRVIRATESMHGKGKKYVYDGQYVVENCWQDDGPHGSPVLRYRLQRIPDQPEPSWKEVKKSENLRDREGLFVHDISNGKELIPIHALNTIDDQNVPSFVYVTRMIYPNWCNPIPRKGCNCVGTCSESEKCPCAAKNGGDIPFNHDGAIVEAKPLIYECGLSCKCPSTCHNRVSQHGVKFQLEVFKTDSRGWGVRSLNSIPSGSFICEYLGELLGEDEAEERVDNDEYLFDIGNNNQKSHALWDELSVVMPDAHSNSSCEVVEDGGFTIDALHYGNVGRFINHSCSPNLYAQSVLYDHDDKRIPHIMLFATENIPPLQELTYDYNYKIDEVFDSHGNIKRKNCYCGSMECTGRMY, from the exons ATGGTGATGCTGCAAAGGTTGTCCCTGGGAACCACTATAAGCGGGTTCCAGCTTTTAGGGACTTTCCTCCATTGTGTGGACCAAATGCTTCTTCACATCTTAGTGAAGGTGAGGGTGAAACAGCAATTGATGCAGAAGAGGAGGTGGAAAAGAATGTTCATTGTGATGGTGGAAAG GGTGGTGCTAGCACTGATGGCTGAATCTGAATGTCCATGGAGGAATGCTgcaagaaaaaagggaaagaagccTTTAAAGAAGAAAAAGGGGAATGACAATTCTGAAAACATTGATGAATTTCAAGTTGTCAACAAATCACATGGTTCCAAGGTAAAGAATCCGGCCTTTGATCAACatgatttgattgatttcaatGGTCATCAGGACAATGATTCAAGTGTGACTAGAAATAAGGTAAGGGAAACATTGCGCCTTTTTCAGGCAGTTTATAGAAAGCTTGTACACGAAGAAGAAGCGAAGCTAGAAGGTAAGGCAAGTAGCTTTAGGAGTGTTGATTTACGAGCAGCTGAGATCCTTATGGGCAAAGGGAAATATCTTAACACCAACAGGATATTGGGATCTGTCCCTGGGGTTGAAGTTGGCGACGAATTTCAGTATAGGGTAGAGCTTGCCATGGTTGGTCTTCATCAGCGGATTCAAAGCGACATAGATTATGTTATGCATAATGGGAAGACCCTCGCCATGAGTGTTATCACATTGGGAGGCTATGAGGACGAGTTAGATGATTCAAATGTCTTGATATACACAAGTTTGGTTGGAAATAATACTGATAAAGAAGTCGAAGATCAGAAGCTTGAGCAGTGCAACCGTGCTTTAAGGAACAGCATTGACGAAAAGAATCCTGTTAGGGTGATAAGGGCCACTGAATCAATGCACGGAAAGGGTAAGAAATATGTCTATGATGGACAATATGTGGTTGAGAATTGTTGGCAGGATGATGGGCCGCACGGTTCGCCGGTTCTTAGATATCGGCTGCAAAGGATCCCAGATCAACCGGAGCCTTCTTGGAAAGAagtaaagaaatctgaaaatttgaGAGATAGAGAAGGTCTATTTGTTCATGACATTTCAAATGGGAAAGAGCTCATTCCAATTCATGCTCTCAACACCATAGATGACCAAAATGTTCCATCATTTGTGTATGTTACAAGAATGATATATCCAAATTGGTGCAATCCTATTCCTCGGAAAGGCTGTAATTGTGTTGGAACATGTTCAGAATCAGAAAAATGTCCTTGTGCTGCGAAAAATGGTGGTGATATCCCATTCAACCATGATGGGGCCATTGTAGAAGCAAAGCCTCTAATCTACGAGTGTGGACTTTCTTGCAAGTGCCCTTCAACATGCCACAATAGAGTTAGCCAACATGGCGTGAAGTTCCAACTCGAAGTCTTCAAAACCGATTCAAGAGGTTGGGGTGTGAGATCATTGAATTCAATCCCTTCAGGGAGTTTTATCTGCGAGTATCTGGGGGAGCTTCTTGGAGAGGATGAAGCTGAAGAAAGAGTTGAcaatgatgagtatcttttcgaTATCGGCAATAATAACCAAAAGAGCCATGCCCTTTGGGATGAACTCTCAGTGGTTATGCCTGATGCACACTCAAATTCTTCTTGTGAAGTTGTGGAGGATGGTGGATTCACCATTGATGCTTTACACTATGGTAATGTTGGAAGATTCATCAACCATAGTTGCTCACCTAATCTGTATGCACAGAGTGTGCTTTATGATCATGATGATAAGAGGATTCCCCACATAATGCTGTTTGCGACTGAAAATATTCCACCATTGCAAGAGTTGACTTATGATTACAATTACAAGATAGATGAGGTTTTTGACTCTCATGGGAACATCAAGAGGAAGAATTGCTATTGTGGTTCCATGGAATGCACTGGTAGGATGTATTGA
- the LOC107629193 gene encoding histone-lysine N-methyltransferase, H3 lysine-9 specific SUVH6-like isoform X1, protein MVDKRHKVPAFRDFPKGCGSNPSRTAHGDAAKVVPGNHYKRVPAFRDFPPLCGPNASSHLSEGEGETAIDAEEEVEKNVHCDGGKVLDLVQGDSGGNGVEKEKELDVIRTCVTVPKDGNRDKVQMNSYNLRVSSRRVVLALMAESECPWRNAARKKGKKPLKKKKGNDNSENIDEFQVVNKSHGSKAVYRKLVHEEEAKLEGKASSFRSVDLRAAEILMGKGKYLNTNRILGSVPGVEVGDEFQYRVELAMVGLHQRIQSDIDYVMHNGKTLAMSVITLGGYEDELDDSNVLIYTSLVGNNTDKEVEDQKLEQCNRALRNSIDEKNPVRVIRATESMHGKGKKYVYDGQYVVENCWQDDGPHGSPVLRYRLQRIPDQPEPSWKEVKKSENLRDREGLFVHDISNGKELIPIHALNTIDDQNVPSFVYVTRMIYPNWCNPIPRKGCNCVGTCSESEKCPCAAKNGGDIPFNHDGAIVEAKPLIYECGLSCKCPSTCHNRVSQHGVKFQLEVFKTDSRGWGVRSLNSIPSGSFICEYLGELLGEDEAEERVDNDEYLFDIGNNNQKSHALWDELSVVMPDAHSNSSCEVVEDGGFTIDALHYGNVGRFINHSCSPNLYAQSVLYDHDDKRIPHIMLFATENIPPLQELTYDYNYKIDEVFDSHGNIKRKNCYCGSMECTGRMY, encoded by the exons ATGGTGGATAAGCGGCACAAAGTTCCTGCCTTCCGTGATTTCCCGAAAGGGTGTGGCTCAAACCCTTCAAGAACCGCACATGGTGATGCTGCAAAGGTTGTCCCTGGGAACCACTATAAGCGGGTTCCAGCTTTTAGGGACTTTCCTCCATTGTGTGGACCAAATGCTTCTTCACATCTTAGTGAAGGTGAGGGTGAAACAGCAATTGATGCAGAAGAGGAGGTGGAAAAGAATGTTCATTGTGATGGTGGAAAGGTACTGGATCTAGTTCAAGGTGATTCTGGTGGGAATGgtgtagaaaaagagaaggagCTTGATGTAATTCGAACATGTGTTACGGTTCCTAAGGATGGCAACCGGGATAAGGTTCAAATGAATTCTTATAATTTGAGGGTTTCATCTCGCAGGGTGGTGCTAGCACTGATGGCTGAATCTGAATGTCCATGGAGGAATGCTgcaagaaaaaagggaaagaagccTTTAAAGAAGAAAAAGGGGAATGACAATTCTGAAAACATTGATGAATTTCAAGTTGTCAACAAATCACATGGTTCCAAG GCAGTTTATAGAAAGCTTGTACACGAAGAAGAAGCGAAGCTAGAAGGTAAGGCAAGTAGCTTTAGGAGTGTTGATTTACGAGCAGCTGAGATCCTTATGGGCAAAGGGAAATATCTTAACACCAACAGGATATTGGGATCTGTCCCTGGGGTTGAAGTTGGCGACGAATTTCAGTATAGGGTAGAGCTTGCCATGGTTGGTCTTCATCAGCGGATTCAAAGCGACATAGATTATGTTATGCATAATGGGAAGACCCTCGCCATGAGTGTTATCACATTGGGAGGCTATGAGGACGAGTTAGATGATTCAAATGTCTTGATATACACAAGTTTGGTTGGAAATAATACTGATAAAGAAGTCGAAGATCAGAAGCTTGAGCAGTGCAACCGTGCTTTAAGGAACAGCATTGACGAAAAGAATCCTGTTAGGGTGATAAGGGCCACTGAATCAATGCACGGAAAGGGTAAGAAATATGTCTATGATGGACAATATGTGGTTGAGAATTGTTGGCAGGATGATGGGCCGCACGGTTCGCCGGTTCTTAGATATCGGCTGCAAAGGATCCCAGATCAACCGGAGCCTTCTTGGAAAGAagtaaagaaatctgaaaatttgaGAGATAGAGAAGGTCTATTTGTTCATGACATTTCAAATGGGAAAGAGCTCATTCCAATTCATGCTCTCAACACCATAGATGACCAAAATGTTCCATCATTTGTGTATGTTACAAGAATGATATATCCAAATTGGTGCAATCCTATTCCTCGGAAAGGCTGTAATTGTGTTGGAACATGTTCAGAATCAGAAAAATGTCCTTGTGCTGCGAAAAATGGTGGTGATATCCCATTCAACCATGATGGGGCCATTGTAGAAGCAAAGCCTCTAATCTACGAGTGTGGACTTTCTTGCAAGTGCCCTTCAACATGCCACAATAGAGTTAGCCAACATGGCGTGAAGTTCCAACTCGAAGTCTTCAAAACCGATTCAAGAGGTTGGGGTGTGAGATCATTGAATTCAATCCCTTCAGGGAGTTTTATCTGCGAGTATCTGGGGGAGCTTCTTGGAGAGGATGAAGCTGAAGAAAGAGTTGAcaatgatgagtatcttttcgaTATCGGCAATAATAACCAAAAGAGCCATGCCCTTTGGGATGAACTCTCAGTGGTTATGCCTGATGCACACTCAAATTCTTCTTGTGAAGTTGTGGAGGATGGTGGATTCACCATTGATGCTTTACACTATGGTAATGTTGGAAGATTCATCAACCATAGTTGCTCACCTAATCTGTATGCACAGAGTGTGCTTTATGATCATGATGATAAGAGGATTCCCCACATAATGCTGTTTGCGACTGAAAATATTCCACCATTGCAAGAGTTGACTTATGATTACAATTACAAGATAGATGAGGTTTTTGACTCTCATGGGAACATCAAGAGGAAGAATTGCTATTGTGGTTCCATGGAATGCACTGGTAGGATGTATTGA